The genome window CCTGAGATGAATCTGGAAGCGATCGAAGGGTCGCTCGGGCAAGGATTAGTGGTCGGTGTGCTGGGTGGTTTTCGCGCGGTGATGGCGGATTTCTTGTGGATTCGCACCAATACGATTTGGGAGCGGCGTGATCGCGTGAAACTCGATGCGATGGTGCGGTTGGTCACCACTTTAGATCCACGGCCCGATTTTTTCTGGATCAATGGTGCGCGTATGATCGCGTATGATGTGCCCAACTGGCGGATTCGCGAAGAGGGGGGCTATACGGATGTGCCGGAAAGTCGTCAGCAAGAGTTAGACCTGGAACAAGCCGAGCAGGCTTTCGTGATGTTGAAGCGTGGGCTCGAATTTCACCCAGAATCGGCCAAACTGTATCTGGAGATCGCGCAGATTTATTTGAATCGTTTGGATGATATACCGAATGCTGCGAAGTGGTTTCTGCTCGCGTCGCAGCAGCCCTATGCGCCGTTTTTTGCTGCCCGTATTTATGGCGAACTCTTGCGCCGTCAGGGGCTAAATGCCGAGGCCTATAGCTTCCTTAAGCAGTTACATCGTGATTTACCCGACGATCCTTACGCGCAGAAACCTATCATTCTTGACCGTATTCGCGAGTTAGAGGGAGAGTTGGAAGTCCCAGTTTGGGAGCGTTTTCAGCCGCAGGCGTCTGATACAGTCGTGCCTGAAGCCAGCTTGCAGGACAAGGTGCGTGCCTTCGAGCAAGCGCATAGCCATGATCATGGGCATGCGCATTGATGAGCCTGTGTGGTATCTGGAGTCGGAGCCCTCCGGACCGGCTGAATCGACACCGATCCTCCAACGGTCGAGCACCTAAAGGAACTCGACTACGCGCGCATTGAGTTTATCGGTAGTTGCATTGAATCCGATAGTAGTAATACTAGATGACTCTAGTTGACTGCGTTAGTATTTAGTGCTATGACTGGTAGCTCACTTTAACAGAAGGAAATATTATGATGATAGCATTGATTATATTAGGAGTTTTAGCCGTATTTTGTATCGTTGTGGGGCTCTGGGTGATGGGCATCTACAATGGTCTGGTGACCTTGAGGAATCGCTTTAAAAATGCGTTCGCGCAGATCGATGTGCAGTTGAAGCGCCGCTACGATTTGATCCCAAATCTAGTTGAGACTGCGAAAGGCTATCTCTCACATGAACGCGAGACGCTCGAAGCAGTGATTGCGGCGCGTAATGGTGCGGCCTCTGCCGGGCAAGCGGCCGCTGCGGATCCGAGCGATCCGAATGCGATTAAGCAATTGATGGGTGCGGAGACCGCTTTGACCGGTGCGATGGGCAAGTTCTTCGCGCTATCGGAAGCGTATCCCGATCTGAAAGCCAATCAGAACATGATGCAATTGACCGAGGAGCTGACTTCGACTGAGAATAAAATTTCGTTTGCACGTCAGGCCTACAACGACTCGGTGATGACGTATAACACCAAGCGCGAAGTGTTCCCGGCGGTATTGTTTTCCGGTGCATTAGGCTTTCGTGAGGCGCAGTTGTTTGAAATTACCGAAGAGCGTGAGCGCGATGCGGTAAAGGTCAGCTTCTAGTCGATATCGTAATCCGACAAAATGGACTTTTTCGAAGCACAAGAGTTGGCTCGCAAACGCACACGCCTGATGGTGGTGCTGTTCGCTTTGGCTGTCCTTAGTATTGCTGGCGCGCTTTATGGCGTGGTGGTGTATGTCATGGAGTCGGGTCTGCTCGATTCCAAAGACGCCGTGCCGACGCCGATGGTGCTATGGCAGCCGGATTTGTTTTTCTATACGCTGGCGGGTGTTGTGGTGTTGGTGACATGTTGCTCGCTGTTTAAAGTGGCGCAGTTGCGTTCCGGTGGCGGCTATGTCGCTCGATCCATGGGCGGGCGCGAAGTCGAGCAAACCACGAAGGATGCCGATGAGCGCATGTTGATGAATATCGTCGAGGAAATGTCGATTGCATCGGGCGTGCCTATGCCAGAAGTCTATATCTTGCCCGAAGAAGGGATCAACGCCTTCGCGGCTGGTTTCAATCCAGCCGATGCGGTGGTCGCGGTCACGCATGGCTGTATTCGCACCTTGAATCGCGATGAGTTGCAAGGCGTCGTCGCGCACGAGTTTAGCCATATTCTGAATGGCGATATGCGTCTGAATATTCGCCTGATGGGTGTGTTGTTTGGGATTCTTGCGATTGCGGTCGTCGGGCAGTTGGCGTTTCGTAGCACTGCTGAGGCCAGCTTCTGGAGCGGTCGCCGCCGGAGTAAAGAGGGCGGTGGTGCGGTGCTCGTCATTATGGCGATCGGCCTCGCTGTCATGGCGATCGGTTATATCGGTGTGTTTTTCGGTCGTATGATTCAAAGTTCGATTTCGCGTCAGCGTGAGTTTCTGGCCGATGCGGCTGCCGTGCAATTTACGCGTAATCCCGATGGGATCGCTGGCGCATTGAAAAAGATCGGTGGCACTCCGCTGCATGGCGCCGTGAGCAATGCGCACTCGCAGGAAGCCGCGCACTTTTTCTTTGCGAGTGCGTTGAAGTCGAATCTGGGCGGTGCGTTTGCCACGCATCCACCGCTGGATCAGCGCATTGCCGCGATTGATCCGAACTGGGATGGCAAATTCGTCAGTGGCGCGCGCAAGTCAGCGCGTCGACAATCCGGCCAACAGCCTCCGAAGATCAATCGTGCCGCCGCCCAGTCACATGATTTTATCAATGCCATCGGACAGGTCAGTGCGGCGGCAATCCTCAGCGCACAAGAAATTCATGGGCAGATCGGCAACGATTTAGATCGCCTCCATCAGAGCAACGACTCCGCACGCGGCGTCTTGATCGGGCTGCAAATCTCAGCCAGTGACGCAGGGGATGATGCGGCTCAATTAAAAATGGTGAAGGGGCGCATTGATGGTGCGGTGTATCGTGAGCTTGAGGCATGGTTGCCACGTTTGCGCGCGCTTAATTTGAACCAGCGCTTTGCCTTGTTTGATGCTGCGTTGCCAATGGCAGCCGGGCGCGACCTCGATACATTTGCTCAGTTGAGTCAATTGATCTACGATCTTGCGCACAGTGATGGTGCGATTGAGTTGGAAGAATTCGCGCTTATGCGTGCGGTTGCTGGCTATTTAGAAGACCGCAGGAATCCTTCGCGTAAGGTGGCGCCGCTCTCGCCAGCGAAAATGGAAATGCCACTGTGCGTGATGCTTTCGGCGATCACTTACACCGCAGCGGTTGAACCTGCAGAGCGCGAAGCCGCGTTTAAGGCAGGTGCTCGTAAATGTAGTCGTTACTTACTTAAGGAGCCGCTCTTGTTGCCGGAAGAGGCGATTACCTTTGATGCCTTGGAAGCCGCGTTAGATCTTTTTGTGCAGCTGCCGTTGCCGCAAAAGAAAGTGATTTTTGAAGGTGCGCTGGCTGTCGTGCTCGCCGATGAAAAAGTTGCGCAAGAGGAACTTAGTTTGATTCGTGTGATTGCGACCAGTCTCAGTTTGCCGATGCCGCCATTGATTAGTGAAGAGGCCGCGTAGCTGGGCGAAATTTTATTTAGATATTCTTTGATATGAGTCCTGAAGCGATTCCTTTTATATTTATTTTCTTCATTATCATTGCGATCTTGTTTCGTCTCGCGGCGGGTTCGTTTGATGGAGACCGTGTTAAAGGGTATATTGAGAATACTCTTGGCGGCGAATTGATTGACCAAAGCTGGGCACCTTTTGGTCCTGGTTGGTATGGGGAGAAGGACTCGCGCATTTATGAGATCATCTACAAAGATCGCGCCGGGGCGACGCATCGGGCCAACGTAAAGACTTCGATGCTTAGCGGTGTGTATTTGACGAATGATACAATCATTGAGCAACCTGCGGTTGCGCAATCGACTGTGCGCCGATCATTGGATGAAGAAGCGGAGGCGCTCAAAGCGCGTCTGCGTGAGATCGAAGATCTGAAGGAACGAGGGTAGTTTCTCCGGCTATCGCGTTCATACTGCCTCGCGCAGCATTTTTTAAAAGCTGTCATCAGTAGGGGCTTTGCTTTGTCAGCGACCATGAGCTTGTCGTATTGGCGAAGACCGCGCACAGGCCACGAGCACACGAAGGTTCGGAACGCCTCAAGCACCACAGACCTAGCAAATTACTTGCGCGCCTGTTACTCTCTTAATCTTACTCTTTATCGTAATCTTAATCGAAGCGTAGTGATTGAAGACCTTACGAATGAGTCCAGAGGATTAAGATTATGAGTAAGATTACGATTATGACGTCGAATATCCTTATATCTCTATTTGTGAGACAGTCTCCAAGCAGCACCCCTGCAGAGTTTACGTAATTGAAACAGGACTGTCACCTGTTTGAGCTGGTTGTCATATATTCTTCGCAGTGTGAAAATTGCATTGGTGACAGAAACCTATCCGCCAGAAGTCAATGGTGTGGCGATGACGCTACATCGTTTAGTTGCTGGTATTTTGTCTGTGGGGCATACGATGCAGTTGGTGCGTCCGCAACAAGCTCCTCAGGTTGAACCGACTGACTTAGAGTGGCAACTGGAGGAGTTGCTCGTTAGTAGCGTGCCACTTCCAGGCTACGATGGCCTACGTATTGGTATGCCTGCCATGGGGCGCATGAAGCGTTTATGGAAGCGCTCGCGGCCAGATGTGGTGCACATTGCGACTGAAGGGCCACTCGGCGCTGCGGCACTTTGGGTGGCACGGCGCATGCGGATTCCAGTGGTTTCGAGCTTTCATACCAATTTTCATAGCTATGGGGCGCACTATGGAGTGGGTCTGCTACAAGGTGTGGGCTTCGCCTATCTGCGAGCCTTTCACAATTATACGGCAGCGACGTTTGCGCCGACGCGCGCCATTTGCGAGGAGCTCGCTGCGCAAGGCATTCGTCATACACGAGTGATGAGCCGTGGGGTGGATTGTGATTTGTATCAACCGAGTGCGCGTTGTGAGGCACTGCGCGCGAGTTGGCTGGGTAACATGACTGCTCCAGTGGTGCTCTATGTCGGACGCATTGCGCAGGAGAAAAATATGGCTCTAGCGATTCGTGGGTTTTACGAGATCCAGTGCAAGCAGCCTAATGCCTGTTTCGTGTTGGTGGGCGATGGGCCGATGCGTGCGGAGCTGGAAGCGGCGCATCCCGAATTTATTTTCACCGGATTTCAACGCGGAGCGGATCTAGCGAAGTGCTATGCCTCGGCGGATGTCTTTTTATTTCCGAGCGTGACCGAGACGTTCGGCAATGTGCTAACCGAAGCGATGGCGAGTGGCTTAGCCTGTGTCGCCTATGACTATGCCGCTGCGAGGGAATATGCAACAGACGGTGTCCACGCACTCTTGGCTGCTAAAGGGGATGAGGCTGGCTTTATTGCGGCCGCCGGGCGGTTGGTAAATGATGAACGATTGATTGAACAACTGGGCGCTGCCGCTCGGGAATTGGCACTGCAGCTAAGTTGGAGTTCCGTCGTTCGTGCTTACTTAGCCGATACCTCCGCGATTCTGCAGGAGGAGCACACCGCTGTGGATGCTCCCTTACACACTTTAGAAACGATATGAAAAAAATACACTACAAGACGATTATACTATCGGACGTTCACTTGGGAACGCCACATTGCCAGATTGATGAGGTAAATGATTTTTTGAAATACACACGTTGTGACCAGTTGATATTAAATGGCGATATCATTGATGGATGGCAGCTCCGGCGATCCGGGAAATGGAAAACCAGTGATAGTCGGTTTGTGCGATTAATTCTTAAGAAGATGGAGAAGCAAGATACAGAAGTAATTTACCTGAGAGGGAATCACGATGATGTGCTCAGGCGGTTTTTACCGTTAAATTTCAGTAAGCTTCGGTTTTGCGAAGACTATATCTTCGAGACGAACCAGAAGAAATATCTCGTGCTACATGGTGATGTCTTTGACCTTGTAACGACGCATATGAAATTTCTCTCACACATTGGTGATTTCGGTTACCAATGGCTATTGCGCTTTAATCGACTTTATAGCCGCTGGTGGCGTTGGAAGGGCAAGGGCGAGTTCTCTCTCAGTAAATATATTAAAGGGCGCGTTAAGTCGGCTGTGAGCTTTATCTCTAACTATGAAGAACAAGTGGCGAAGTTAGCGAAAGCACGTGGCTGTGATGGTGTGATGTGTGGTCATATTCACAGTGCAGATGATAAGATGATTGATGGTATTCACTATTTAAATTCAGGTGACTGGGTAGAGTCCAAAACTGCGATCGTGGAACACTTCGATGGGCAGATGGAATTAATCACTTACGATCAATTTCGTGCGCACCTGAATCACCAGGTCTTTGAAGGCGGCGATGACGATCTCAATGACGAGGATGAAGATGGCTTCGAAGTGGTCGAAGATGGTATCGATGTGCTCGAAGATGTGATGGCAGTCTAAGGTGGCTTTGTTATTGTTGTTTTGTGCCGTTAGTGGTTTCAACTTAACTGTCTAGCGCGACCAAATCTTGCCTCTGTTAGGTCCAGTCGCTTATCAAGGGCCGATCGTTCGAGTTGGCTCAATCATGAGCATTTTTCGTGTTAAAAGATACCCCCAAAAAAGGCGCAAAGGACGCAGAATATAAGTGAATATGCCCGAATCGCACGAACTTAAGGGGCTTTGAGATAGTCAAGGCTAACTGGGATCGGCTGCTTCAGCTGCCTACAGTGTGCATGTATACGTATACTCACGCGTATCATGATTTGTGAAAAGTGCATTCAAGCGACTTCTCTGCCTAAGGTAGGGGCTTTGCTTTGCGAAGACCGCGTAAAGGCCTTAAAGTCATGGAGTTTTACAACGTCTCCTGCCTTCGCGGTTCGCGCACGCACGACCCCTACGCATATTTCTGAACCATCAAGAACCACAATTCTTGATGCGCGGCAGTATATGTTCGTAGTTGCTTTTGCTCGGCGGTAGCTAAAGCAGCCGGTCCCAGTTTGCCAGTGGAGGGGCATTAAGTGCGTGCCATTCTGCAGACTCCGTGGTGTTTCAGTCTTTTGAGCCGTCGACCTTTTTTTCGACAATCGTGCGCAAGGTGCGGATGTCGTTTTCCATTCGCGAGAGCAGGTGTTTGAGGTCGGCGTCTGGCACATTGGGGTCGGGCAAATTACTGAGTTCCTGCATGGTGGATACGATGATGCCGATGAAGAGATTCAGAATCGTGAAGGTGGCGATCACAATAAAGGGCACGAAGAACATCCATGCGAACGGCTGCACTTCCATGATGGGACGCACAATGCCCATGGACCAGCTCTCCAGTGTCATGATCTGAAAGAGTGAGTATAAGCTGAGCCCAAGTGAACCAAACCAGACCGGGAAATCTTCACCGAACAGATGCGTGGCTAGCACACCTGCGGTGAAAAAGAAGATACACATGATCGCGATCACACCTGTGAGCCCTGGAATCGAATGCAGGAAGGCGGCCACCACTTTTCGCAGTGAGGGAATGGCAGTGAGTAAGCGTAAGACGCGAAAGACACGTAAGGTGCGCAGCACGGAGAGTGGGCCGCTGCCTGGGACGAGCGACACGGCGACAACAATGAAGTCGAACCAGTTCCAGGAGTTGCGCCAGAAGATGCCGCGATAGACGCAGAGTTTGATCAGTAACTCGACGACAAAGACCGCTAAGCAAATTTGATCCACCCAGTGTAGCAGTGCTCCGTGCTGTGCTTCAATGGATGGGAAGGTTTCCAGCCCGAGCACGGCGGCGTTGATGAGTATCACTGCAATGATGAAGCCTTGTATGCGCGAAGATTCCACCCAATGCGCTAGCTTTGAACGCCAATGGGGCAGGTTGTCTATACGTAGCAATCGAATCAGATCTAGGTCGCTCATGTGCGATATTAGCGCTTAGTGATTCATGAAATGCAACTCGTAAGATGGCTGTTTACGGCGCGAGAAAGTTGGACGGCAAAATCCATGATGGCATTCAACTGCGCCACGCTTTGGAGGCGCATCGCACCATCGGTGATGTTTTAGAGGTGTTGGTGGATCGGTAGTTTTATGTGGGCAAATAAGTGACACAGGCATTGCTACGCCATCTCCGGACTTCGGCGAGCTCAGTCGAGTCGCAGACCTACGTCCTGCCTGTTTTTTCCTTAGCGTTCGATATTCGATGCACTATCGCTAGGGGCGCGGACAGACAGGAATGTCTGTTTCACTTCTACACACTAGCGCGCAAAGCGCTTGTTCTGTCGCACACACTCAAACAGGACGATGGCTACGAATATTAGGATCATACCGACGAAGGCGACGCCTCTGGGTGCTGAGTTACTTAGAATCCAATAACCGATGAAGGGCGCCATGGTTCCACGGAAACCAGTCAGTGCCATGTGAATGCTCATGTAAGAAGAGACTTTTTCGTGAGGTGCGATCTTCGTAACCCACAGGCTCCAGATGATTTTGCCACCGCCTGTGGCGAGGCCGACTAAGGTCATCGCAAAGGTCAGCATGAAAATATTCTTGGTGAAAAAGAAGCAAGCGATGCCGAGCAGAAAGAAGAGGTTCAGCAAATTACGCGTAGTGATAAAGTGTAGCTTGTCGAACAGGCTGCCCCAGACCTTGGTGCTGAGGATGCGCCCCGCAGCGGGCACGACGACGAGGAGAAATGCGATCGTGGCATTGTCGGCGTTGATGCCAAACTCAGGATTCGCCAGATACTCGACGCGGATTGGAAATGTGATGAGGTTCCCTAGTCCGAGCAGCATCCAACTGCCGAGCAGGTAGCCGAATAGCTTATCCTTCCAGATCAGGCTGAAGTTTTGCCATGGATTGCCGACGTGCTCGATGGAGAGCGGTGTGCACGGTATACGATTTGTTGCCCAGCCACAGGCCGCGGCAGAGAGCACCATGATGACAAACAGGATGTGGTAGTAATTGATCGAGATGTCGAGCAACCAGCCGCCGAGTAGTGAGAACAGAATCATACTCGATGCGGTGAGTATGAAGGGCGTCGTCATACGTTTGCCACGTTCGCTGGCAGGATAGTTCTCCGAGTAGATTTGAATCATCAACGGGCCTTGCTGAACGGTGGCCATTTGGCTGGTGATGATGAATACGGTGAACACTGTTAGGCTCTGAACTACAGTGGCACCGACCATGAGCAGTGCCGCGAGCGAGAACATACTAGCAGATGCGAGGCTCGGACGAAATTGTCGCTTGGCGACGAAGTAAAGCGTGAGCGGTGTGAGCAAAAAACCAATTGGCCACGCTGCTGCGATAAACGCTTTATAGCTTTCCGGCGCATCGAAGTGGCGAATCGCAATCAGCAGAGCAAAGGTCGACCAGCCTGCCTCTAGAATGCCATAAAAAGGCGCGCGCAGGACGTCGTTACGATACGTCGCTTCCGCGCGGTCGTCGTCAGGGAGACTTGAGGACTGAGAGCTGAGACTTGAGATGGGAGGAGATTAGAGGTTTGAGAGCTGAGAGCTGAGACTTGAGATGGGAGAGCTGAGACTTGAGACCTGAGGGTTGAGGTGGGAGAACCGACGAAGCGTGCGTGATGGTCTGCTAGGACGGCTGAGTTTGCCCCGTCGGTCTGACGGCTTTGGGTGCCCGTTGGACAGCTGAAGGAACAGGATTGAAGTGTTTCAGTTCTGAGCCTCAGGTTTCAAGTCTCAGACCTCAGGTCTTAGTTTTCAGCCCTCAGCTCTCAAGTTTCAGGTCTCTTCTCCTCCTACTTGCTCCAATCAAGCATACGCTTGAGGGGCACGTAGGCTTGTTTGCGCACGTCTTCGTCCATCTCGATCTGTGGGCTCATGTCGCGGAGGCAGTTACGCAGCTTTTCGATGGTGTTCATCTTCATGAAGCGGCAATCGTTGCAGGCGCACGTATCCGTCGGGCCAGCGATGAACGTTTTGTCCGGGGCTTCACGTTGTAAGCGGTGGATCATCCCGGTTTCGGTGATGATGATAAATTGCTGAGCGTCGCTATTTTGGCAAAAGCCGATCATCTTCTCGGTGCTGCAAACCACGTCCGCATTGTCACGCACGGTTTCCACGCATTCTGGGTGAGCGACGACGAGTGCTTCTGGGAATTTGAGCTTAAGCGCTTCAATGGCTTGCTGAGTGAATAACACGTGCGCGTAGCATGAGCCCGGCCATAGTTGCATTTCGCGGCCAGTCTGCTTGGAGACCCATTGGCCGAGGTTCTGGTCTGGCACGAACAGGATGTCGCGATCGGCAGGCACATTCTCGATGATGGTCTTGGCGTTGCCGCTGGTGCAGATCACATCGCAGAGCGCTTTAACTGCAGCCGAGCAATTAATGTAAGCGACCACGTAAACATTTGGATTGGCGGCTTTGTAGGCAGCCAGTTTTTCCGCTGGGCAGGAGTCGGCGAGCGAGCAACCTGCTTCCATATCGGGCAGTAGCACTGCTTTGGCCGGATTGACGATCTTGGCAGTCTCAGCCATGAAGTGCACGCCGCAGAAGACGATTGCGTCGGCGTCGGCTTCGGCAGCCTGGTAGGCGAGTCCGAGGGAGTCGCCCACGTAGTCAGCTACGCGTTGTATCTCATCCACTTGGTAGTTGTGCGCCAAGATGACGGCGTTGCGTTCTTTTTTGAGCGCCAACACCTCAAGTTGCATTGCGGAAAGTGGCGCTTCTTCCCCGTTGCGTGGGTTGAAGACCATAGGTTCGTAGTTGAGAGTCGTAGTTGCCATGGGTGGAGTCTTAGGAAAAAGCCGACGAACATCTAGTGAAGTGGCACTTAAGTCAAGCTGGCAGCCGCTGTGTTCTTTGGGGGTGAATCGTGGGGAGGGACGGCCTCTGCGCCGTCAGCCGAGCCGCAGCACAGAACCAAAACACTGGCACACCGCAAGACGAGGCAGAGCTCGTCTCTCCCGGATGTGTTGTATTGATAAATCACAAAACATGATGCATCTCAGTATCAGATGCGGTAGACTACTTTTGAATATTAGAGATTTGACGGTCTTAGATCGTTTGCGCTACAACGCGTTACATATGGCAAAGCTTTTATTATTCTGCATGATATCCCTTTCATTATGCTTGGGTGCAATCGGTGGTGAAGTTGGATTCCCGTCGTCTGTGAAGCTAAAGGATGGGACTTCCTATGAGGGGGTGAAGCTAATGAGTCAGACGCCTGCTGAAGTCGTGTTGAGGCATTCGAATGGAGTGGCGAATATTAAGATTTCTGACCTCAGCGATGAGCTACAGGTGTTGCTCAATTACTCAGAGGAAGAGGCAAAGGCTCTTGAGGCGGCGCAAGCGGAGGCAACTGCCTTGCGGCTGAAGCAGGTGGAGCACGATAAGCAAGTGCGTGAAGCCGCTAAGATACTCGCCGAGAAGAAGATGAATATGTTTATGGTCCGTGGCTATGTGCACCGAGTGCTGGAGGAGGGGATCGTGGTTCAAGCAGGTGTGGCGACTAATTCGGTCTATAACCGGATTCGAGTTTCAGAAGAAGAGGTCTCGAAGCGACAATATAAAGCTTACCGAGTTCCTCGGCCAATACGTGAATTTGGGTTTGTCTATATCGAAGGGCACCCGCGCTTTGAGTCACTCACAGATCGGGATGTCATTGATGTGGACGTGTATCGCGATGGGATCTTTAGATCTGGCGGAGAGACGATGAAGCGGTTTGTCTATTTACAGGAATTCTAGTGCCTCAGCCTTCAAGTCTCAAACCTACCTCAGTCCAGCTGCGGTCAAAATTTCAAATGCCTTTTGGCTATGCTCCATCAGCTTGCCGAGGTTACGTAGTGTCAGGAGTTGAAAGGTCATTTCGCTCTCTGTCACATGAATATGCAGATCCAGCGGAATTAGGCGCAGCTCAAAGCTGCTGCCGTCGGGTTCGTAGGCCAAGCTATCCGCAATTTCGGGCATATCCTCGATCGCATCGATCTTGTCGTCGATATTGATCGATCCCGGGAATTCGACAACGAGCGTCTCGCAGTGGTGCGTGAAGCAGGCTACAAAGCGCTCGTCCGTTCCGATGTCGGGCGTGTGCAGTGCGACGATTTCGGTGGTTAGCACGTAGTTTTTCGGATCGTCTGGGCTTTGATCAATCCGCACCTGCAGATCGAAGTCAGGTGTCTTGATACAGCCAAATCCATCCTCGCAGGTGTATTGAAACTCGCGCCGCTTGTAGCCGAATAGGCTACGAATGTCGGCGTAGAACTGATCGATGATCTCTTTGACGTCTTCCTGGCCGATCTTACGAACAAATGCTTGAGCGGCGGGATGATGACCGTCCGGCAAATGATGATTCTTTGCGTAGCCTTTGAGTCGGCGCACGCGTCCCTCCACGGTGCCGAAGATGCGGCTTTGCGGGGCTGGAGCATTCAAATCTGAAGTTGTGGCTGTGATGGCTGAACGAATCGGACGGTGGGTCAATAAATGAGAGCCGAAGTTGTGCCACAGCCAGCGGAGTGGCGTCAATGTTTACAGGCGCTCCCTCATATCTTTTAGAGAGCTGCGCGTGTTGCTTGCGCACTCTCAATTGTAGCGGAAGCGGGAGCCGGTTTCGACCAACCGAGCAAGAGCCATTCAGCGGCGCACGGTTTCATTTTACCTTAAGTCGTCGCTTCCTGCGCATGAGGATGGGGATGAGGAATAGATAAATGCCAGTTAGCCACAGTAGTAGTAGAATTGCGGCTGCGGGTAGAAAGAGCCAGATGCTTGCCTTGGAGTGAAAGAAGGTGCCCTCGTGTAGGGATAAGATCCAGGCTGAGCGTTTGTAGGCGACTTGTAGGATCTCTGCGCTCTGGCCATCTATTTGAACTTCCCATTGATTCTTCGCTAGGACTTTAATGACCCCGTGGCTAGGGCGTATGTCGACTTTCTTGATGTCTGCCCAGTCGGCGATCTGTGCTTCAGGCACGCTCGCTGCGGTATCGATGACTTGCTGCAGGCTGATAGTTGGCGTGTTGCCTTGCCCCTGCATGGTTGCTGGCTGAACCCATGCGATGTCTTTGCGTAGTAATAAGAGAATGCCAGTGATGATGATAATCAGCACCGGAAGAGCGCAGAGTAGTGCACCCCAATAATGGACTTTTCTCCAGAGTAACTTCCAGTTGGTTTTCATTGCTGATATTTCGATTGAGCTATGGGAGTGTGTAAATGCTTAATTTTTTGTTTTAGAGGAGGGCTGGCCGCGTCGCATTTTTTGTGGGCCTCCTGAGCCGTGCTCCTCAGTGTAATGTTGGTCATACCAACCTGGTTTTTGCAGGTCTGCGTGCCTGAGGAAGTTGGCAATTTGTTTGAGGTCTTCGTCCGGTAAGGGCAGGGCGGGCATCAGGCCGAATTTTTCGTGTGCGCCAGGCATTAGCGAGCTCTCTTCGGTCGGGTGCTTTACGTAGTCGACTACGGCTTGGATCCATTCGTCATCGTCTTGATAGACGCGGTTATAGTGGTCGCGCAGTGCAAA of Lentimonas sp. CC4 contains these proteins:
- a CDS encoding PepSY domain-containing protein, with product MKTNWKLLWRKVHYWGALLCALPVLIIIITGILLLLRKDIAWVQPATMQGQGNTPTISLQQVIDTAASVPEAQIADWADIKKVDIRPSHGVIKVLAKNQWEVQIDGQSAEILQVAYKRSAWILSLHEGTFFHSKASIWLFLPAAAILLLLWLTGIYLFLIPILMRRKRRLKVK
- the nadA gene encoding quinolinate synthase NadA, with amino-acid sequence MVFNPRNGEEAPLSAMQLEVLALKKERNAVILAHNYQVDEIQRVADYVGDSLGLAYQAAEADADAIVFCGVHFMAETAKIVNPAKAVLLPDMEAGCSLADSCPAEKLAAYKAANPNVYVVAYINCSAAVKALCDVICTSGNAKTIIENVPADRDILFVPDQNLGQWVSKQTGREMQLWPGSCYAHVLFTQQAIEALKLKFPEALVVAHPECVETVRDNADVVCSTEKMIGFCQNSDAQQFIIITETGMIHRLQREAPDKTFIAGPTDTCACNDCRFMKMNTIEKLRNCLRDMSPQIEMDEDVRKQAYVPLKRMLDWSK
- a CDS encoding cytochrome c; translation: MKRTWFTLYALAPLALMAATDPPATDLQATIAELQATVQKLEQRVSQLEQQSKTDQTETATIEAVSVGQQKFEAICMACHKYQRGQPMLAPPVFALRDHYNRVYQDDDEWIQAVVDYVKHPTEESSLMPGAHEKFGLMPALPLPDEDLKQIANFLRHADLQKPGWYDQHYTEEHGSGGPQKMRRGQPSSKTKN